DNA from Streptomyces sp. NBC_01260:
AACAGCGCGCAGGCTGAGAGCCCCGGTGGCCTCAAGCTGGGCGGGCTCGGTCCGGTCAGCGAGGGTCTGTTCGGCTGGATCTTCGGGCTCGGCGCACTGATCGCAGTTGCCGTCTGGGTCGCGGCCCACACCGCTAAGGCCAAGAAGTCATGAGTAGCCAAGAGATTCCAGAAGAGAACCTGCCCGCAGAGCAGGTCCCCGCGCACGGCGCGGTAGAGGGCGCGGACGATCCGTTCGCCGACCCGGGGCTGCCGGCCCACCAGCCGCGCATCCAGGACATCGACGAACGGGCCGCAGACCGGTCCGAGCGCGCCGTCGCGTTCATGTTCACGCTGTCCATGCTGGCGACGGTCGGCTTCATCGCCTCCTTCGTCATCTTCCCGGTCGACAAGATCGTCTACATCTTCCCGTTCGGTCATGTGAGTGCGCTCAACTTCTCCCTGGGGCTGACCCTGGGCGTGGCGCTCTTCGCGATCGGCGCGGGAGCCGTCCACTGGGCGCGCACCCTGATGTCCGACGTGGAGGTCGCCGACGATCGGCACGCGATCTCTGCCGAGCCCGAGGTCAAGGCGAAGGTTCTCGCCGACTTCGCGGCCGGTGCCGAGGAGTCCGCGTTCGGCCGGCGCAAGCTGGTCCGCAACACCATGTTCGGCGCGCTGGCCCTGGTGCCGCTCGCCGGTGTGGTGCTGCTGCGCGACCTCGGTCCGCTGCCGGAGAAGAAGCTCCGCTCCACCCTGTGGGCCAAGGGCAAGCAGCTCATCAACATGAACACGATGGAGCCGCTTCGTCCCGAGGACGTGACCGTCGGTTCGCTGACCTTCGCCATGCCCGAGGGCCTGGAGGAGGACGCGGAAGACTTCCAGACGCAGATCGCCAAGGCTGCGCTGATGATCATCCGCATCGAGCCGTCCAACATCAAGGACAAGCGCGAGCGCGAGTGGGCCCACGAGGGCATCGTGGCCTTCTCGAAGATCTGCACCCACGTCGGCTGCCCGATCAGCCTGTACGAGCAGCAGACCCACCACGTGCTCTGCCCGTGCCACCAGTCAACCTTCGACCTCTCCGACGGCGCCCGCGTCATCTTCGGTCCGGCCGGTCACGCCCTTCCGCAGCTGCGGATCGGCGTGAACAGCGAGGGTAACCTCGAGGCGCTCGGTGACTTCGATGAGCCCGTCGGTCCTGCATTCTGGGAGCGCGGATGAGTACTGCGACCGATACGAAGCGCAAGGCGCCCGCCGGTGAGAAGATGGCCGACTGGGCGGACGGCCGGCTCGGGATCTACTCCCTGGCCAAGGCCAACATGCGCAAGATCTTCCCGGACCACTGGTCCTTCATGCTGGGCGAGATCTGCCTCTACAGCTTCATCATCATCATCCTCACGGGTGTGTATCTGACGCTGTTCTTCCACCCGAGCATGAACGAGGTCGTCTACCACGGCCCGTACGAGCCCATGCAGGGCATCCGGATGTCCGAGGCCTACGCCTCGACGCTGGACATCAGCTTCGACGTCCGCGGTGGTCTGCTGGTCCGGCAGATCCACCACTGGGCCGCGCTGATCTTCCTGGCCGGCATGTTCGTGCACATGATGCGTGTCTTCTTCACGGGCGCGTTCCGCAAGCCGCGTGAGATCAACTGGCTGTTCGGCTTCCTGCTGTTCGTGCTCGGTATGTTCACCGGCTTCACCGGCTACTCGCTCCCGGACGACCTGCTCTCGGGTACGGGTGTCCGCTTCACCCAGGGCGCGATCCTGGCCACGCCGGTCGTCGGCACGTACATCTCGATGTTCCTGTTCGGCGGGGAGTTCCCCGGTGGCGACATCGTCGCCCGGTTCTACTCGATCCACATCCTGCTGCTGCCCGGCATCATGATGGGCCTGCTGGTGGCACACCTGATCCTGGTCTTCTACCACAAGCACACGCAGTTCGCGGGTCCCGGCCGGACCAACAAGAACGTCGTCGGCATGCCGCTGCTCCCGGTGTACATGGCGAAGGCCGGAGGATTCTTCTTCCTGGTCTTCGGCGTCATCGCCGTCATGGCGGCCATCGCCTCGATCAACCCGATCTGGGCCATCGGCCCGTACCGCCCGGACCAGGTGTCCACCGGCGCCCAGCCCGACTGGTACATGGGCTTCGCCGAGGGTCTGATCCGAGTGATGCCCGGCTGGGAGATCAACCTCTGGGGTCACACGCTCGTCCTGGGTGTGTTCATCCCGCTGATGGCCTTCGGACTGGTGCTCGCGATCATCGCGGTCTACCCGTTCATCGAGTCCTGGATCACCGGGGACAAGCGCGAGCACCACATTCTGGACCGCCCGCGCAACGCTCCCACCCGTACGGCCTTCGGCGTGGCCTGGATCACCGAGTACATCATCGTCTTCATCGGCGGCGGCAACGACCTGTGGGCCACGCACTTCCACCTGTCGCTGAACGCCATCTCGTGGTTCGTCCGGATCTTCATCTTCGTGGGCCCGGTCATCGCGTTCATCGCCACCCGGCGGATCTGCCTCGGCCTTCAGCGCCGGGACAAGGAGAAGGTGCTGCACGGGCGCGAGTCCGGGCTCATCAAGCGCCTGCCGCACGGTGAGTTCGTCGAGGTCCACGAGCCGCTCTCACCCGCGGCGCTGCACACGCTCACCGCGCACGAGCAGTACAAGCCGCTCGAGATCGGCCCGACGGTCGACGAGAACGGTGTCGAGCGCAAGGTGTCCCTGGTCCACAAGGTGCGGGCCAGGCTCAGCCAGAGCCTGTACGGCGAGGACAACCAGATCGCCAAGCCCTCTGCCGAGGAGTACAAGGAGATCAACAGCGGCCACGGCCACCACTGATCACCTGAACTGATCGCCACAGCAGGAGCCCCGCCCATCCATACGATGGACGGGGCTCTTCGCTGTCCCCCGCGCTCGATAGGGTGGTCACATCCCTTTATCGGCTGTGGACCCCAGGAGCGGACCATGAACGTTGTGACCCCGGTCGGCGGCGACAGCGTGGCGGCTCGTACCTGGCCCGGCGTGCTGACCCCGCTGCTGCG
Protein-coding regions in this window:
- the qcrB gene encoding cytochrome bc1 complex cytochrome b subunit encodes the protein MSTATDTKRKAPAGEKMADWADGRLGIYSLAKANMRKIFPDHWSFMLGEICLYSFIIIILTGVYLTLFFHPSMNEVVYHGPYEPMQGIRMSEAYASTLDISFDVRGGLLVRQIHHWAALIFLAGMFVHMMRVFFTGAFRKPREINWLFGFLLFVLGMFTGFTGYSLPDDLLSGTGVRFTQGAILATPVVGTYISMFLFGGEFPGGDIVARFYSIHILLLPGIMMGLLVAHLILVFYHKHTQFAGPGRTNKNVVGMPLLPVYMAKAGGFFFLVFGVIAVMAAIASINPIWAIGPYRPDQVSTGAQPDWYMGFAEGLIRVMPGWEINLWGHTLVLGVFIPLMAFGLVLAIIAVYPFIESWITGDKREHHILDRPRNAPTRTAFGVAWITEYIIVFIGGGNDLWATHFHLSLNAISWFVRIFIFVGPVIAFIATRRICLGLQRRDKEKVLHGRESGLIKRLPHGEFVEVHEPLSPAALHTLTAHEQYKPLEIGPTVDENGVERKVSLVHKVRARLSQSLYGEDNQIAKPSAEEYKEINSGHGHH
- the qcrA gene encoding cytochrome bc1 complex Rieske iron-sulfur subunit, which translates into the protein MSSQEIPEENLPAEQVPAHGAVEGADDPFADPGLPAHQPRIQDIDERAADRSERAVAFMFTLSMLATVGFIASFVIFPVDKIVYIFPFGHVSALNFSLGLTLGVALFAIGAGAVHWARTLMSDVEVADDRHAISAEPEVKAKVLADFAAGAEESAFGRRKLVRNTMFGALALVPLAGVVLLRDLGPLPEKKLRSTLWAKGKQLINMNTMEPLRPEDVTVGSLTFAMPEGLEEDAEDFQTQIAKAALMIIRIEPSNIKDKREREWAHEGIVAFSKICTHVGCPISLYEQQTHHVLCPCHQSTFDLSDGARVIFGPAGHALPQLRIGVNSEGNLEALGDFDEPVGPAFWERG